Proteins co-encoded in one Minwuia thermotolerans genomic window:
- a CDS encoding LON peptidase substrate-binding domain-containing protein has protein sequence MPNPERPNSSESLPERIPVFPLAGAILLPGGRLPLNIFEPRYLAMTRDAMSGARMIGMIQPKDDERGDGRTPDIYSVGCLGRVVEFSETGDGRYLIALAGVCRFRVTEELECDTAYRQVLAGYEDFRDDFADGDGPQGVDREQLHEALKAFLDLRGLKADWDAARRASDTVLVNSLSMMLPFGPPEKQALLEAGSVAARAEVMTALMRMALIEGDDGGSAVQ, from the coding sequence ATGCCGAACCCGGAACGCCCCAACAGTTCAGAGAGCCTGCCGGAACGCATTCCGGTGTTCCCGCTGGCCGGGGCGATCCTGCTGCCGGGCGGGCGGCTGCCGCTGAACATCTTCGAGCCGCGCTACCTCGCCATGACCCGCGACGCAATGTCGGGTGCGCGCATGATCGGGATGATCCAGCCCAAGGACGACGAGCGCGGCGACGGCCGCACGCCCGACATCTATTCCGTCGGCTGTCTGGGCCGGGTCGTGGAGTTCTCGGAAACCGGCGACGGCCGCTACCTGATCGCGCTGGCCGGCGTCTGCCGCTTCCGGGTGACCGAGGAGCTGGAATGCGATACCGCCTACCGCCAGGTGCTGGCCGGCTATGAGGACTTCAGGGACGACTTCGCCGACGGCGACGGACCGCAGGGGGTCGACCGCGAGCAGCTCCACGAGGCGCTGAAGGCGTTTCTCGACCTGCGCGGGCTGAAGGCGGACTGGGACGCCGCCCGGCGCGCCTCCGACACGGTGCTGGTGAACTCGCTGTCGATGATGCTGCCCTTCGGGCCGCCGGAAAAGCAGGCGCTGCTGGAGGCCGGTTCGGTTGCGGCCCGCGCCGAGGTGATGACGGCGCTGATGCGCATGGCCCTGATCGAAGGTGATGACGGCGGCTCGGCCGTGCAGTAG
- a CDS encoding SulP family inorganic anion transporter, producing the protein MRIPKLLTTLRTYSWRLFRADLFAGLTVAMVAIPLSIAIAIASGATPAAGLTTAIVAGFAISLLGGSRVQIGGPTGAFIVVVYGVIAEHGFDGLVLATAMAGLILVIAGVFRAGRLVAFIPEAVINGFTIGIAIIIATSQINDFLGLGIEDLPADFIEKAPVLWRHLGQTSIHAVVLAVATMAGIVLLRRLAPRFPGLIVAVGLGSCAVALAGLPVDTVVSRYGELPAGLPWPALPEISAARIVELFPSAVVIAFLAAIESLLSAMVADRMIDGQYRPNAEIIAQGVANLGSAAFAGLPATGAIARTATNVRAGGRTPVAGIVHAAAILAAVLLIADIAGYLAMPCLAALLVLTAWNMSEPHRWRGYAAAPVSDRVLLLLTMTLTVLVDLTVAIGVGVAVGLAIRLRRRDIPEAKWTPPRR; encoded by the coding sequence ATGCGAATACCGAAGCTCCTGACCACGCTGCGCACCTATTCGTGGCGCCTGTTCCGCGCGGACCTGTTCGCCGGTCTGACGGTGGCCATGGTCGCTATCCCGCTCAGCATCGCCATCGCCATCGCTTCCGGCGCGACGCCAGCCGCCGGGCTGACCACGGCGATCGTGGCCGGGTTCGCGATTTCGCTGCTCGGTGGCAGCCGCGTCCAGATCGGCGGACCCACCGGCGCCTTCATCGTCGTCGTCTACGGCGTGATCGCCGAGCATGGCTTCGACGGTCTCGTGCTGGCGACCGCCATGGCGGGACTGATTCTGGTGATCGCGGGCGTCTTCCGGGCGGGAAGGCTGGTCGCGTTCATCCCCGAGGCCGTGATCAACGGTTTCACGATCGGCATCGCGATCATCATCGCCACCAGCCAGATCAACGATTTCCTGGGGCTCGGGATCGAGGACCTGCCGGCGGATTTCATCGAGAAGGCGCCGGTCCTCTGGCGTCACTTGGGACAGACCAGCATTCACGCCGTCGTCCTGGCGGTGGCCACGATGGCCGGGATCGTTCTGCTGCGCCGCCTGGCGCCCCGGTTCCCCGGGCTGATCGTCGCGGTCGGTCTCGGATCCTGCGCGGTCGCCCTGGCCGGTCTGCCGGTCGATACGGTCGTCTCCCGCTATGGCGAACTGCCCGCCGGGCTGCCCTGGCCTGCGCTGCCCGAAATATCCGCCGCCCGGATTGTCGAACTGTTCCCCTCGGCGGTCGTGATCGCCTTTCTGGCCGCCATCGAATCCCTGTTGTCGGCGATGGTTGCCGACCGGATGATCGACGGTCAGTATCGGCCGAACGCCGAGATCATTGCGCAAGGCGTGGCGAATCTCGGCAGCGCGGCGTTCGCGGGCCTTCCCGCGACGGGCGCGATCGCGCGGACGGCGACCAATGTGCGGGCCGGGGGGCGGACGCCTGTGGCCGGCATTGTCCATGCGGCGGCGATCCTGGCGGCGGTGCTTCTGATCGCCGACATCGCGGGATATCTGGCGATGCCCTGTCTCGCCGCGCTGCTGGTTCTCACGGCGTGGAACATGAGCGAACCGCACCGCTGGCGCGGCTATGCCGCCGCGCCGGTTTCGGACCGTGTGCTGCTTCTTTTGACGATGACGCTCACGGTCCTGGTCGACCTGACGGTCGCGATCGGCGTCGGCGTCGCCGTCGGGCTTGCTATTCGGCTCAGGCGGCGCGACATACCGGAGGCGAAGTGGACGCCGCCACGGCGTTAG
- a CDS encoding Trm112 family protein encodes MQEIDRKLLEILVCPLTRGTLEYDREAQELISRQAGLAYPIRDGIPIMLVDEARKLDEDAPAR; translated from the coding sequence ATGCAGGAAATCGACCGCAAGCTGCTGGAGATCCTCGTGTGTCCCCTGACCAGGGGCACGCTGGAGTACGATCGGGAGGCGCAGGAGCTGATCAGCCGCCAGGCAGGGCTCGCCTATCCCATCCGGGACGGCATACCGATCATGCTGGTCGACGAGGCCCGCAAGCTGGACGAGGACGCCCCGGCCCGATGA